In one Balaenoptera musculus isolate JJ_BM4_2016_0621 chromosome 2, mBalMus1.pri.v3, whole genome shotgun sequence genomic region, the following are encoded:
- the LOC118890021 gene encoding isopentenyl-diphosphate Delta-isomerase 1 isoform X2 — protein sequence MPEVSTDELDERQVQLLAEMCILIDENDRRIGAETKKNCHLNENIERGLLHRAFSVFLFNTENKLLLQQRSDAKITFPGCFTNTCCSHPLNNPRELEENNAIGVRRAAQRRLKAELGIPMEEVPPEEINYLTRIHYKAQSDGIWGEHEIDYILFVKKNVTLNPDPNEIKSYCYVSKEELEELLEKAARGEIKITPWFQIIAETFLFRWWDNLNHLNQFVDHEKIHRM from the exons AGCACTGACGAGCTGGACGAGCGGCAAGTGCAGCTCTTGGCGGAGATGTGCATCCTCATCGACGAGAACGACCGGAGGATCGGGGCGGAGACCAAGAAGAACTGCCATCTGAACGAGAACATCGAGAGAG GATTATTGCATCGAGCTTTTAGTGTTTTCTTATTCAACACTGAAAATAagctcctgctgcagcagagaTCAGACGCTAAAATTACCTTTCCAG GTTGTTTTACGAATACTTGCTGTAGTCATCCCTTAAATAATCCACGAGAGCTTGAAGAAAACAATGCAATTGGAGTAAGGCGAGCAGCACAGAGGCGTTTAAAGGCCGAATTGGGAATTCCCATGGAAGAG GTTCCTCCAGAAGAAATTAATTATCTAACACGAATCCATTACAAGGCTCAATCTGATGGTATCTGGGGAGAACATGAAATTGATTACATTTTGTTTGTGAAGAAGAACGTGACCTTGAATCCAGATCCCAATGAGATTAAAAGCTATTGTTACGTATCAAAGGAAGAACTAGAAGAACTTCTGGAAAAGGCAGCCCGTGGTGAAATTAAGATAACTCCGTGGTTTCAAATTATTGCAGAGACTTTTCTCTTTAGGTGGTGGGATAACTTAAATCATTTGAATCAGTTTGTTGACCATGAGAAAATACACAGAATGTAG